The Cottoperca gobio chromosome 6, fCotGob3.1, whole genome shotgun sequence genome has a segment encoding these proteins:
- the pyurf gene encoding protein preY, mitochondrial, which translates to MFRNVFARLVTEKVRVHRYVKNAPFIQRAIPVSVSVRSFVDVKDEVQQQFDTSLLEFLVCPLSKKPLRYEAKTNELINEELGIAYPIVDGIPNMIPQEARLVQKDADTSITPTQG; encoded by the exons ATGTTTCGGAATGTATTTGCCAGATTGGTGACGGAAAAGGTTCGTGTTCACCGCTACGTGAAGAATGCGCCTTTTATTCAGAGGGCAATACCCGTCTCTGTGTCGGTCAGGAGCTTTGTGGATGTGAAGGACGAAGTGCAGCAGCAATTTGACACTTCCCTGCTTGAGTTCCTGGTATGTCCGCTGTCCAAGAAGCCACTAAG GTACGAGGCTAAGACCAATGAGCTGATCAACGAGGAGCTTGGTATTGCCTACCCTATCGTTGACGGCATCCCCAACATGATCCCTCAGGAAGCCAGACTCGTACAGAAAGACGCAGATACCTCAATCACACCAACACAAGGGTAG
- the LOC115009302 gene encoding phosphatidylinositol N-acetylglucosaminyltransferase subunit Y-like, whose product MKYITSGALYQKQSASMFSLSMMVGLVPIVSLFGLFYSAAVDENFPQGCTSSNSLCFYSLLLPVTIPVYVFFHLWSWMGIKLFRHN is encoded by the coding sequence ATGAAATATATCACTTCAGGTGCCCTGTATCAGAAACAGTCTGCAAGTATGTTCTCCCTGTCCATGATGGTGGGGCTGGTCCCAATAGTGTCTCTCTTCGGTTTGTTCTACTCTGCTGCAGTAGATGAGAACTTCCCTCAAGGCTGCACCAGCAGTAACAGCCTGTGTTTCTACAGCCTGCTGCTGCCGGTCACTATCCCCGTCTACGTATTCTTCCACCTCTGGAGCTGGATGGGGATCAAGCTTTTTAGACACAACTAG